The proteins below are encoded in one region of Salvelinus fontinalis isolate EN_2023a chromosome 10, ASM2944872v1, whole genome shotgun sequence:
- the LOC129863885 gene encoding phosphoglycerate mutase 2-like, whose protein sequence is MTTAHKLVIVRHGESEWNQYNKFCGWFDADLSEKGLEEAKRGAKAIKDAGMKFDICHTSVLKRAVKTLWTILEGTDQMWLPVYRTWRLNERHYGGLTGLNKAETAEKHGEEQVKIWRRSFDIPPPPMEHDHAFHKIISESRRYKGLKPGELPTCESLKDTIARALPYWNDVIVPEIKAGKNIIIAAHGNSLRGIVKHLEGMSDAAIMELNLPTGIPIVYELDANLKPVKPMAFLGDAETVKKAMEAVAAQGKAKK, encoded by the exons ATGACTACTGCCCATAAGTTGGTGATCGTCCGTCATGGCGAGAGTGAGTGGAACCAGTACAACAAATTCTGCGGCTGGTTTGATGCCGACCTCAGCGAGAAGGGCCTGGAAGAGGCCAAACGTGGTGCCAAGGCCATCAAGGACGCCGGAATGAAGTTTGACATCTGCCACACCTCCGTGCTGAAGCGAGCAGTCAAGACCCTGTGGACCATCCTGGAGGGCACAGACCAGATGTGGCTGCCCGTGTACCGCACATGGCGTCTGAACGAGCGCCACTATGGCGGTCTGACAGGTCTCAACAAGGCAGAGACAGCCGAGAAGCACGGAGAGGAGCAGGTCAAGATCTGGCGTCGTTCCTTCGacatcccccctccccccatggAACACGACCACGCTTTCCACAAGATCATCAGTGAA TCAAGGCGCTACAAGGGCCTGAAGCCCGGTGAGCTGCCCACATGTGAGTCCCTGAAAGACACTATTGCCCGTGCCCTGCCCTACTGGAACGATGTCATCGTACCTGAGATCAAGGCTGGCAAGAACATCATCATCGCTGCCCACGGCAACAGCCTCCGCGGAATTGTCAAGCACTTAGAGG GCATGTCAGACGCTGCCATCATGGAGTTGAACCTGCCAACAGGTATCCCGATCGTGTACGAGCTGGACGCAAACCTGAAGCCCGTCAAGCCCATGGCTTTCCTGGGAGACGCTGAGACTGTGAAGAAGGCCATGGAGGCCGTGGCTGCCCAGGGCAAAGCTAAGAAGTAA